One genomic segment of Hymenobacter psoromatis includes these proteins:
- a CDS encoding chorismate-binding protein, whose protein sequence is MQPTEPRLLPWPAAAAALDGPARLRHLAAGALRTGRPLAIWREPGAAHARLLISRSLEDAYTGLPPALDPAAPAGFAFFPFHESDHNPALFLPADVQYDLARPEAVSIAPAARGLVPNIAAWLALPPPPTLAWPHGAPPAPPATTEADYRRLVQRGVAAIEAKEVVKVVSSRVAHRPLPPGFDPLGAFQDLSRRYERAFVSLVSVPGVGTWLGASPEVLAEVTADGHFHTVALAGTQQLVPGHRPQEAIWRQKEIEEQALVARYIVNCFKQLRLREYQETGPRTVAAGQLLHLRTDFEVNLRNVPAAASLGTDMLRLLHPTSAVGGMPKAAALDFLRRYEGYDRAYYSGFLGPVNVAAPGVSRLFVNLRCLQVRAEEAILYAGTGLTADSDPLREWQETELKLTTVGAVLR, encoded by the coding sequence ATGCAGCCCACCGAGCCCCGACTTTTGCCCTGGCCCGCGGCGGCGGCGGCCCTCGATGGCCCGGCCCGTCTGCGCCACCTGGCGGCGGGCGCGCTGCGCACGGGCCGGCCGCTAGCCATTTGGCGCGAGCCGGGCGCGGCGCACGCCCGCCTGCTCATAAGCCGCTCGCTGGAAGATGCGTACACCGGCCTACCCCCCGCCCTGGACCCGGCCGCGCCGGCGGGCTTCGCGTTCTTTCCCTTCCACGAGTCGGACCACAACCCAGCGCTGTTTCTGCCCGCCGATGTGCAGTACGACCTGGCCCGGCCCGAGGCAGTTAGCATTGCGCCGGCCGCGCGCGGGCTGGTGCCTAACATTGCGGCCTGGCTGGCCCTACCCCCCCCGCCCACGCTGGCCTGGCCCCACGGCGCGCCGCCCGCGCCGCCTGCTACCACCGAGGCCGACTATCGCCGGCTGGTGCAACGGGGCGTGGCGGCCATCGAGGCCAAAGAAGTGGTTAAGGTGGTCAGCTCGCGGGTGGCGCACCGGCCGCTACCGCCGGGCTTCGACCCGCTGGGGGCATTTCAGGACTTGAGCCGGCGGTACGAGCGCGCCTTCGTATCGCTGGTGAGCGTGCCGGGGGTAGGCACCTGGCTGGGGGCGTCGCCCGAAGTGCTGGCCGAAGTCACGGCCGACGGGCATTTCCATACCGTGGCGCTAGCTGGCACGCAGCAGCTGGTGCCGGGCCACCGGCCGCAGGAGGCCATTTGGCGGCAGAAGGAGATTGAGGAGCAGGCCCTGGTGGCGCGCTACATCGTGAACTGCTTCAAGCAGTTGCGCCTGCGCGAATACCAGGAAACCGGCCCGCGCACCGTGGCCGCCGGGCAGCTGCTGCACCTGCGCACCGACTTCGAGGTAAACCTGCGCAACGTGCCCGCCGCCGCCTCGCTGGGCACCGATATGTTGCGGCTACTGCACCCGACTTCGGCCGTGGGCGGGATGCCCAAGGCGGCGGCCCTGGATTTTTTGCGCCGCTACGAGGGCTACGACCGCGCCTATTACAGCGGCTTTTTGGGGCCGGTCAACGTGGCTGCGCCCGGCGTGTCGCGCCTCTTTGTGAACCTGCGATGCCTGCAAGTGCGCGCCGAGGAAGCTATTCTGTACGCCGGTACCGGCCTCACCGCCGACTCGGACCCGCTGCGCGAGTGGCAGGAAACGGAATTGAAACTGACCACGGTGGGCGCGGTTTTGAGGTAA
- a CDS encoding pyruvate dehydrogenase complex dihydrolipoamide acetyltransferase: MAEIIKMPKMSDTMTEGTIAAWLKKVGDKVKAGDILAEVETDKATMELENYEDGTLLYIGPKEKDSVPVDGVLAIVGKEGEDISGLLSSQNGGSTPAPAAAPAAAPAPTPAPAPQAAAPTPAPAAAPTPTAPANGKKAIVVRMPKMSDTMTEGTIAAWLKKVGDKVKAGDVLAEVETDKATMELENYEDGTLLYTGPKEGEAVAVDGVLAIIGEEGADVQALLSGQSGGAAAPTPPAETEAAAPSTSQPETSSQEPAAPTGRLIASPLAKSIAKDKGLDLRQIKGSGENGRIVARDLENAQPQAATPAPAATPMPAQAPSEYIQAALPEATKPAAQAPSTSAQASDTYTDTPVSQMRKVIAKRLSESLFTAPHFYLTMEIVMDRAMETRVKLNELSPVKLSFNDLVIKACAVALKQHPAINSSWLGDRIRQNKVVNIGVAVAVDEGLLVPVVRNADGKGLSAIATEVKELAGKAKSKKLQPAEWEGSTFTISNLGMFGIDEFTAIINPPDACILAVGGIKQTAVVRDGALAIGHLMKVTLSCDHRVVDGATGAAFLQTVKALLEDPMRMLI; encoded by the coding sequence ATGGCCGAAATTATCAAAATGCCCAAAATGAGCGACACGATGACCGAAGGGACCATCGCGGCCTGGCTCAAGAAAGTAGGCGACAAAGTGAAGGCGGGCGATATCCTGGCCGAAGTCGAGACCGACAAGGCCACGATGGAGCTGGAAAACTACGAGGACGGTACCCTGCTCTACATCGGCCCAAAAGAAAAAGACTCCGTGCCCGTAGATGGCGTGTTGGCCATTGTGGGCAAGGAGGGCGAAGATATTTCGGGCTTGCTCAGCAGCCAGAACGGGGGTAGCACGCCCGCCCCAGCGGCTGCTCCGGCCGCCGCGCCGGCTCCTACCCCCGCGCCCGCGCCCCAGGCCGCCGCGCCTACTCCGGCTCCAGCCGCCGCGCCTACCCCCACCGCGCCCGCCAATGGCAAGAAGGCCATCGTGGTGCGGATGCCCAAAATGAGCGATACGATGACCGAAGGCACCATTGCCGCCTGGCTGAAAAAGGTGGGCGACAAGGTGAAAGCGGGCGACGTGCTGGCCGAAGTCGAGACCGATAAAGCCACGATGGAGCTGGAGAACTACGAGGATGGCACCCTGCTCTATACCGGTCCGAAAGAGGGCGAAGCCGTAGCTGTTGATGGCGTGCTGGCCATTATTGGCGAGGAAGGCGCTGACGTTCAAGCCTTACTGAGTGGCCAGAGCGGCGGCGCGGCGGCCCCTACCCCCCCTGCCGAGACCGAAGCGGCCGCGCCTAGCACCTCCCAACCCGAAACCAGCAGCCAGGAACCAGCTGCTCCAACCGGCCGCCTCATTGCCTCGCCTCTAGCTAAGAGCATCGCCAAGGATAAGGGCCTCGACCTGCGCCAAATTAAAGGCAGCGGTGAAAACGGCCGCATCGTGGCCCGCGACCTCGAAAACGCCCAGCCCCAGGCCGCTACCCCGGCTCCGGCAGCCACGCCAATGCCGGCCCAAGCTCCGAGCGAGTACATCCAGGCTGCCTTGCCCGAAGCTACCAAGCCCGCTGCCCAAGCTCCTAGTACCAGCGCCCAAGCATCGGACACCTACACCGACACGCCGGTGTCGCAGATGCGCAAGGTAATTGCCAAGCGCCTGTCGGAGAGCCTATTCACGGCCCCGCATTTCTATCTGACGATGGAGATTGTGATGGACCGGGCGATGGAAACCCGCGTGAAACTCAACGAGCTGTCGCCGGTAAAGCTGTCGTTCAACGACCTGGTTATCAAGGCGTGCGCCGTAGCACTGAAGCAGCACCCGGCCATTAACTCGTCGTGGCTCGGCGACCGTATTCGCCAGAATAAGGTGGTGAATATCGGCGTGGCCGTGGCCGTGGACGAGGGCCTGCTGGTGCCCGTGGTGCGCAACGCCGACGGCAAGGGCTTATCAGCCATCGCCACCGAGGTGAAAGAGCTGGCCGGCAAGGCCAAAAGTAAGAAGCTGCAACCCGCCGAATGGGAGGGTAGTACCTTCACCATCAGCAACCTGGGTATGTTTGGTATCGACGAATTCACTGCTATCATCAACCCGCCCGATGCCTGCATCCTGGCCGTGGGCGGCATTAAGCAAACCGCCGTAGTGCGGGACGGCGCGCTGGCCATCGGCCACCTCATGAAAGTAACCCTGAGCTGCGACCACCGGGTAGTAGACGGGGCCACCGGCGCGGCCTTCCTGCAAACCGTAAAAGCCCTGCTGGAAGACCCCATGCGGATGCTGATTTGA
- a CDS encoding hotdog fold thioesterase, which yields MTLDDVKTWTAHRPTLADALGIELVALTDTYLEGRMPVDGRTHQPMGLLHGGASVALAETLGSIGAATRIDVTRQACVGLEINANHIKGVRDGWVRGRATALHVGRTTQVWEIRITHEETGALVCISRITMAVIDLPATKN from the coding sequence ATGACCCTTGACGACGTAAAAACCTGGACTGCGCACCGCCCTACCCTGGCCGATGCGCTGGGCATTGAGCTGGTGGCGCTCACCGATACTTACCTCGAAGGCCGGATGCCGGTAGACGGCCGCACGCACCAGCCAATGGGCTTGCTGCACGGCGGGGCCTCGGTGGCGCTGGCCGAAACGCTGGGCAGCATCGGCGCGGCCACTCGCATCGATGTGACCCGGCAAGCCTGCGTGGGCCTGGAAATCAACGCCAACCACATCAAGGGCGTGCGCGACGGCTGGGTACGCGGCCGGGCCACGGCCCTGCACGTAGGCCGCACCACGCAGGTGTGGGAAATTCGCATCACGCACGAGGAAACCGGCGCGCTGGTTTGCATCAGCCGTATCACAATGGCCGTTATCGACCTGCCGGCGACTAAAAATTAA
- a CDS encoding histidine phosphatase family protein, protein MPIQQLYLLRHGQTDFNVQGIVQGSGINSDLNDRGRAQAAQFWEVYQDVPFDRMYTSKLKRTQQSVQQFIDKGIPHESYPALNEISWGTREGTRITPEEDIEYARVLAAWRVGDDHARLPGGESPAQVAARQRPFIELLRSRPQDEMVLVCLHGRALRVLLCQLLGYPLRCMDGFEHQNLCLYKLHYVGGRYTIRNFLDVSHLTPSP, encoded by the coding sequence GTGCCAATTCAGCAGCTCTACCTCCTTCGCCACGGCCAAACCGATTTCAACGTGCAGGGCATTGTGCAGGGCAGCGGCATCAACTCCGACCTCAACGACCGCGGCCGCGCGCAGGCCGCCCAGTTTTGGGAAGTTTATCAGGACGTGCCGTTTGACCGCATGTATACCTCCAAGCTCAAGCGTACCCAGCAATCGGTACAGCAGTTTATCGACAAGGGCATCCCGCACGAGTCGTACCCGGCCCTCAACGAAATCAGCTGGGGCACCCGCGAGGGCACCCGTATCACGCCCGAAGAAGATATTGAATACGCCCGCGTGCTGGCCGCCTGGCGGGTCGGCGATGACCACGCCCGCCTACCAGGAGGCGAAAGCCCGGCCCAGGTAGCCGCCCGCCAGCGCCCGTTTATCGAGCTGCTACGCAGCCGGCCGCAGGATGAAATGGTGCTGGTGTGCTTGCACGGGCGCGCCCTGCGCGTGCTGCTGTGCCAGCTCCTGGGCTACCCCCTGCGCTGCATGGATGGCTTCGAGCACCAAAACCTGTGCCTGTATAAGCTGCACTACGTGGGCGGGCGCTACACCATCCGCAATTTTTTGGATGTGAGTCATTTAACCCCTTCGCCCTAA